The Takifugu rubripes chromosome 7, fTakRub1.2, whole genome shotgun sequence genome has a segment encoding these proteins:
- the znf687a gene encoding zinc finger protein 687a isoform X2: protein MGDMKTPDFDDLLAAFDIPDIDAKEAIQSSPEDEQNEIRSATNERMSGASSCFPCPPATHSDPPVVSVIVKNTVRAESFEDERCVRDARVSPSNCGLNAHVQVKFDHLTSHPGPKVPLLLPGEPQIANGFEESIGEQGQSSTHTWPIHPAGPSSRTSKVETDKGDEVELVQHTADVITSLKPLLYPPTSSSPDLKSSVAPFPSQEPHQEDACRSNPATSLPQNGTMKDVIKPTLHSDEDDSEPDLGSPLVIHESPVSIMPSPPKFKRRAKVLLGSPETTPCLVSPPISNFPLLKSSKPAMQCGDKNDTTTPGSPPIAPLLQSSHSSSEPATNSALGKKEEYPEHVIEERDSPESPPPSEMGILVPKRSSSPEFSQSVNHKDSGHRQEHMESEFREENRQSEYEHLSESIALKKETFGADTEGVVPETDSPPLHPLKVKIKMQSGSIAKTVGASNPKKSGKNSAKSVDSFKNPLESNTKSKAELQITSSAELHEGTSSVKGAGNESVDKPLVTPTAVNLTRTAALPSISASLPRVSPGSLGLRSLSSAPHLLHSQNNNKPASIVNSTGAIISKSQTSLVEAFNKILNNRNPLPSYKPDLSTPPPAEWGLPLPAQGYRCLECGDAFALEQSLVRHYSRRSLRIEVTCNQCTKRLAFFNKCSLLLHAREHKEKGLIMQCSHLVMKPVPVEQMIGQPESVAAGQLSVLGQATPKPKQTTRKILSSKKKETAQNVNYKCPECQIQFGSKEEVAEHFQEIKPAHIAPCKECSPPMLLSNSCSAAAHQRIHRGSTPHTCPECGASVEQPLFQTHLSHTCLHYSRRIGYRCYSCLVVFGGLNSVKSHIQQAHCDVFHKCPSCPMAFKSANSIQSHITSQHPALTDRQTTMIFKCVMCDTVFTNKAILHTHFETHLTNQKVHVFKCPECTKLFSQRNSLLEHFKIHKTPTVKKEMPSPPAASSHSRTASALGSSDGEMWMDEYKEEMMTKEKVKNPSGWKCALCQERYQDREVYISHMAEQHGKTLKKFPCNKCENSFTSTSSLRRHIRDKHKGTNRGFSCQWCSDGKKTFSSRAMLEKHIQLRHRMDVGSQDKLMMRRDEADSSSEQDTRVRARCKKRGAVKMEQDEESMDGPSPPKKSQPSSAPGSYTQPESGFRCAPCGYTTEDQPSFLEHISQHRRGGTESGDQQCLQCGACFTSTSSMARHCFIAHKVRKALTDDPHALSAGPVPSPSTTKNHEKSSLDSSMPASPSSKDQTDDEPSLTCKVCRKRFDKASDLNTHFRTHGMAFISARNTGKTP, encoded by the exons ATGGGGGACATGAAAACCCCCGACTTCGATGATTTGCTGGCAGCGTTTGACATTCCTGATATTGATGCCAAAGAGGCCATTCAGTCAAGCCCAGAAGATGAGCAAAATGAGATCCGGTCAGCTACAAATGAAAGAATGAGTGGGGCTTCTTCATGCTTTCCTTGCCCCCCTGCCACTCATAGCGACCCTCCTGTAGTCAGTGTTATTGTCAAGAACACTGTGCGGGCTGAGTCTTTCGAAGACGAAAGGTGCGTCAGAGATGCACGGGTCAGTCCATCAAACTGTGGATTAAACGCTCACGTCCAAGTCAAGTTTGATCACTTGACATCACATCCTGGCCCTAAAGTGCCCCTTCTTCTACCAGGGGAACCCCAGATTGCTAATGGTTTTGAAGAATCCATTGGTGAGCAGGGCCAATCCAGCACACATACCTGGCCAATTCATCCAGCAGGTCCCTCATCAAGGACTAGTAAGGTTGAAACAGACAAAGGAGATGAAGTTGAATTGGTCCAACACACAGCAGATGTTATAACAAGTTTGAAgcctctcctctaccccccaACTTCATCAAGTCCTGACCTTAAATCTTCAGTTGCTCCATTTCCTTCTCAAGAGCCACATCAAGAGGACGCTTGTCGTAGTAATCCAGCCACCTCATTGCCACAAAATGGCACCATGAAAGATGTAATCAAACCTACCCTTCACTCAGATGAAGATGATTCAGAGCCTGATTTAGGAAGTCCCCTTGTGATCCATGAGAGTCCAGTATCTATCATGCCCTCACCTCCCAAATTTAAACGCAGAGCAAAAGTACTGCTCGGGTCACCTGAAACCACCCCTTGTCTTGTTTCTCCACCAATTTCCAATTTCCCTTTGCTTAAATCTTCAAAACCTGCTATGCAGTGTGGAGACAAAAATGACACTACAACCCCTGGTTCCCCTCCCATAGCTCCCCTGTTACAGAGTTCTCACAGCTCCTCCGAACCTGCTACAAACTCTGCATTAGGAAAGAAGGAGGAATATCCAGAACATGTAATCGAGGAGCGGGACTCACCTGAGAGCCCACCTCCTAGTGAGATGGGTATCCTCGTCCCTaagagaagcagcagtcctgaaTTTTCCCAGAGTGTGAATCACAAGGATTCAGGTCACAGACAGGAGCACATGGAAAGTGAATTCCGAGAAGAAAACAGGCAAAGTGAATACGAACACCTCAGTGAAAGCATTGCTCTAAAGAAGGAGACCTTTGGCGCTGATACCGAGGGTGTGGTCCCAGAGACAGATTCACCTCCGCTCCATCCCCTCAAGGTTAAAATCAAAATGCAGTCAGGTAGCATCGCCAAGACCGTTGGTGCTTCCAACCCtaagaaaagtggaaaaaactCAGCCAAAAGTGTGGATAGTTTCAAAAATCCACTAGAGTCCAACACAAAGTccaaagcagagctgcagataaCTTCATCTGCAGAACTCCACGAAGGAACCAGTTCAGTTAAAGGGGCTGGAAATGAAAGTGTGGACAAACCTCTGGTCACCCCCACAGCTGTGAACCTCACCAGAACTGCAGccctcccctccatctctgcctcaCTTCCCAGGGTCAGTCCTGGCAGCCTGGGGCTGAGAAGTCTAAGTAGCGCTCCTCATCTGCTTCAttctcaaaacaacaacaagccGGCGTCCATAGTTAACAGCACAGGGGCGATCATATCCAAAAGTCAGACCAGTTTGGTTGAAGCCTTCAACAAGATCCTCAACAACAGGAACCCATTACCCAGCTACAAACCAGATCTTAGCACACCACCTCCTGCAGAGTGGGGACTTCCTCTACCCGCACAA GGTTACCGCTGTTTGGAGTGCGGCGATGCTTTTGCTTTGGAGCAAAGTTTGGTGCGGCATTACTCTCGGCGCTCGCTGAGGATCGAGGTAACCTGTAACCAGTGCACCAAGCGGTTGGCTTTCTTTAACAAGTGTAGTCTCCTCTTACATGCGAGAGAGCACAAGGAGAAAGGCCTGATCATGCAGTGTTCACACCTGGTCATGAAGCCTGTCCCTGTGGAGCAGATGATCGGCCAGCCAGaatctgtggctgcag GACAGTTATCAGTTTTAGGCCAGGCCACCCCTAAACCCAAACAGACAACACGGAAGATATTGTCCAGCAAAAAGAAAGAGACGGCGCAGAACGTAAATTATAAATGTCCCGAGTGTCAGATCCAGTTCGGCAGCAAAGAAGAGGTGGCAGAACATTTCCAGGAGATCAAACCAGCTCACATCGCT CCCTGCAAAGAGTGTTCTCCTCCCATGCTCCTTTCCAATAGCTGCAGCGCAGCGGCTCATCAACGCATCCATCGAGGTTCCACACCACACACATGTCCTGAGTGCGGCGCCTCCGTCGAGCAGCCGCTGTTTCAAACACACCTGAGCCACACCTGTCTGCATTATTCACGTCGCATTGGATACAG ATGTTACAGTTGCCTCGTGGTGTTCGGAGGGCTCAACTCAGTCAAGTCTCACATCCAACAGGCTCATTGTGACGTGTTTCACAAATGCCCCAGCTGCCCCATGGCCTTCAAGTCTGCCAACAGCATCCAGAGTCACATCACATCGCAGCATCCAGCacttacagacagacagaccac GATGATCTTTAAATGTGTCATGTGCGACACAGTTTTTACAAACAAGGCTATCTTGCACACCCACTTTGAAACTCATTTAACCAATCAAAAGGTTCATGTATTTAAGTGTCCCGAGTGCACCAAGTTATTTTCACAACGGAATTCGCTCCTGGAACACTTTAAG ATCCATAAGACTCCCACAGTAAAGAAGGAAATGccttcacctcctgctgcttcctctcactCACGCACTGCATCAGCATTGGGGAGCTCAGATGGGGAgatgtggatggatgaatataaGGAAGAAATGATGACAAAAGAAAAGGTAAAGAACCCCTCAGGATGGAAGTGCGCTCTCTGCCAGGAACGCTACCAAGACCGGGAAGTCTACATTAGCCATATGGCCGAACAGCATGGCAAG ACCCTAAAGAAATTTCCATGCAACAAGTGTGAGAATTCCTTCACATCCACATCCAGCCTGAGACGTCACATCAGAGACAAGCACAAAGGGACAAATCGTGGCTTTAGTTGCCA GTGGTGCAGCGACGGGAAGAAAACGTTCAGCAGCAGAGCCATGTTGGAGAAGCACATCCAGCTGAGGCACAGGATGGACGTAGGCAGCCAGGACAAACTGATG ATGAGAAGAGATGAAGCGGACAGTTCTTCAGAGCAAGATACCCGGGTGAGGGCTCGCTGCAAAAAGAGAGGAGCGGTGAAAATGGAGCAGGACGAAGAGTCCATGGATGGGCCGAGTCCTCCGAAGAAGTCCCAGCCGTCCTCTGCTCCGGGATCCTACACCCAGCCCGAGTCTGGGTTCCGCTGCGCACCGTGCGGCTACACCACGGAGGACCAGCCGTCGTTCCTGGAGCACATAAGCCAACACCGGCGAGGAGGCACGGAGAGCGGCGATCAGCAGTGTCTACAGTGTGGGGCCTGTTTCACATCCACCTCCTCTATGGCTCGCCACTGCTTCATTGCCCACAAAGTGCGAAAGGCCCTCACTGACGACCCCCACGCCCTCAGCGCAGGGCCAGTACCTTCTCCCAGTACTACCAAGAACCACGAGAAGAGTTCCCTTGACAGTTCTATGCCAGCATCTCCCTCGTCCAAAGATCAAACTGATGACGAGCCGTCATTAACGTGTAAGGTTTGTCGCAAACGATTCGACAAGGCATCAGATCTGAATACACACTTCAGAACTCACGGTATGGCCTTTATCAGTGCGAGGAACACAGGTAAAACCCCCTAA
- the znf687a gene encoding zinc finger protein 687a isoform X1, which translates to MGDMKTPDFDDLLAAFDIPDIDAKEAIQSSPEDEQNEIRSATNERMSGASSCFPCPPATHSDPPVVSVIVKNTVRAESFEDERCVRDARVSPSNCGLNAHVQVKFDHLTSHPGPKVPLLLPGEPQIANGFEESIGEQGQSSTHTWPIHPAGPSSRTSKVETDKGDEVELVQHTADVITSLKPLLYPPTSSSPDLKSSVAPFPSQEPHQEDACRSNPATSLPQNGTMKDVIKPTLHSDEDDSEPDLGSPLVIHESPVSIMPSPPKFKRRAKVLLGSPETTPCLVSPPISNFPLLKSSKPAMQCGDKNDTTTPGSPPIAPLLQSSHSSSEPATNSALGKKEEYPEHVIEERDSPESPPPSEMGILVPKRSSSPEFSQSVNHKDSGHRQEHMESEFREENRQSEYEHLSESIALKKETFGADTEGVVPETDSPPLHPLKVKIKMQSGSIAKTVGASNPKKSGKNSAKSVDSFKNPLESNTKSKAELQITSSAELHEGTSSVKGAGNESVDKPLVTPTAVNLTRTAALPSISASLPRVSPGSLGLRSLSSAPHLLHSQNNNKPASIVNSTGAIISKSQTSLVEAFNKILNNRNPLPSYKPDLSTPPPAEWGLPLPAQGYRCLECGDAFALEQSLVRHYSRRSLRIEVTCNQCTKRLAFFNKCSLLLHAREHKEKGLIMQCSHLVMKPVPVEQMIGQPESVAADGLSQSPLLSSSGQLSVLGQATPKPKQTTRKILSSKKKETAQNVNYKCPECQIQFGSKEEVAEHFQEIKPAHIAPCKECSPPMLLSNSCSAAAHQRIHRGSTPHTCPECGASVEQPLFQTHLSHTCLHYSRRIGYRCYSCLVVFGGLNSVKSHIQQAHCDVFHKCPSCPMAFKSANSIQSHITSQHPALTDRQTTMIFKCVMCDTVFTNKAILHTHFETHLTNQKVHVFKCPECTKLFSQRNSLLEHFKIHKTPTVKKEMPSPPAASSHSRTASALGSSDGEMWMDEYKEEMMTKEKVKNPSGWKCALCQERYQDREVYISHMAEQHGKTLKKFPCNKCENSFTSTSSLRRHIRDKHKGTNRGFSCQWCSDGKKTFSSRAMLEKHIQLRHRMDVGSQDKLMMRRDEADSSSEQDTRVRARCKKRGAVKMEQDEESMDGPSPPKKSQPSSAPGSYTQPESGFRCAPCGYTTEDQPSFLEHISQHRRGGTESGDQQCLQCGACFTSTSSMARHCFIAHKVRKALTDDPHALSAGPVPSPSTTKNHEKSSLDSSMPASPSSKDQTDDEPSLTCKVCRKRFDKASDLNTHFRTHGMAFISARNTGKTP; encoded by the exons ATGGGGGACATGAAAACCCCCGACTTCGATGATTTGCTGGCAGCGTTTGACATTCCTGATATTGATGCCAAAGAGGCCATTCAGTCAAGCCCAGAAGATGAGCAAAATGAGATCCGGTCAGCTACAAATGAAAGAATGAGTGGGGCTTCTTCATGCTTTCCTTGCCCCCCTGCCACTCATAGCGACCCTCCTGTAGTCAGTGTTATTGTCAAGAACACTGTGCGGGCTGAGTCTTTCGAAGACGAAAGGTGCGTCAGAGATGCACGGGTCAGTCCATCAAACTGTGGATTAAACGCTCACGTCCAAGTCAAGTTTGATCACTTGACATCACATCCTGGCCCTAAAGTGCCCCTTCTTCTACCAGGGGAACCCCAGATTGCTAATGGTTTTGAAGAATCCATTGGTGAGCAGGGCCAATCCAGCACACATACCTGGCCAATTCATCCAGCAGGTCCCTCATCAAGGACTAGTAAGGTTGAAACAGACAAAGGAGATGAAGTTGAATTGGTCCAACACACAGCAGATGTTATAACAAGTTTGAAgcctctcctctaccccccaACTTCATCAAGTCCTGACCTTAAATCTTCAGTTGCTCCATTTCCTTCTCAAGAGCCACATCAAGAGGACGCTTGTCGTAGTAATCCAGCCACCTCATTGCCACAAAATGGCACCATGAAAGATGTAATCAAACCTACCCTTCACTCAGATGAAGATGATTCAGAGCCTGATTTAGGAAGTCCCCTTGTGATCCATGAGAGTCCAGTATCTATCATGCCCTCACCTCCCAAATTTAAACGCAGAGCAAAAGTACTGCTCGGGTCACCTGAAACCACCCCTTGTCTTGTTTCTCCACCAATTTCCAATTTCCCTTTGCTTAAATCTTCAAAACCTGCTATGCAGTGTGGAGACAAAAATGACACTACAACCCCTGGTTCCCCTCCCATAGCTCCCCTGTTACAGAGTTCTCACAGCTCCTCCGAACCTGCTACAAACTCTGCATTAGGAAAGAAGGAGGAATATCCAGAACATGTAATCGAGGAGCGGGACTCACCTGAGAGCCCACCTCCTAGTGAGATGGGTATCCTCGTCCCTaagagaagcagcagtcctgaaTTTTCCCAGAGTGTGAATCACAAGGATTCAGGTCACAGACAGGAGCACATGGAAAGTGAATTCCGAGAAGAAAACAGGCAAAGTGAATACGAACACCTCAGTGAAAGCATTGCTCTAAAGAAGGAGACCTTTGGCGCTGATACCGAGGGTGTGGTCCCAGAGACAGATTCACCTCCGCTCCATCCCCTCAAGGTTAAAATCAAAATGCAGTCAGGTAGCATCGCCAAGACCGTTGGTGCTTCCAACCCtaagaaaagtggaaaaaactCAGCCAAAAGTGTGGATAGTTTCAAAAATCCACTAGAGTCCAACACAAAGTccaaagcagagctgcagataaCTTCATCTGCAGAACTCCACGAAGGAACCAGTTCAGTTAAAGGGGCTGGAAATGAAAGTGTGGACAAACCTCTGGTCACCCCCACAGCTGTGAACCTCACCAGAACTGCAGccctcccctccatctctgcctcaCTTCCCAGGGTCAGTCCTGGCAGCCTGGGGCTGAGAAGTCTAAGTAGCGCTCCTCATCTGCTTCAttctcaaaacaacaacaagccGGCGTCCATAGTTAACAGCACAGGGGCGATCATATCCAAAAGTCAGACCAGTTTGGTTGAAGCCTTCAACAAGATCCTCAACAACAGGAACCCATTACCCAGCTACAAACCAGATCTTAGCACACCACCTCCTGCAGAGTGGGGACTTCCTCTACCCGCACAA GGTTACCGCTGTTTGGAGTGCGGCGATGCTTTTGCTTTGGAGCAAAGTTTGGTGCGGCATTACTCTCGGCGCTCGCTGAGGATCGAGGTAACCTGTAACCAGTGCACCAAGCGGTTGGCTTTCTTTAACAAGTGTAGTCTCCTCTTACATGCGAGAGAGCACAAGGAGAAAGGCCTGATCATGCAGTGTTCACACCTGGTCATGAAGCCTGTCCCTGTGGAGCAGATGATCGGCCAGCCAGaatctgtggctgcag ATGGGCTCTCGCAATCTCCTCTGTTGTCCTCATCAGGACAGTTATCAGTTTTAGGCCAGGCCACCCCTAAACCCAAACAGACAACACGGAAGATATTGTCCAGCAAAAAGAAAGAGACGGCGCAGAACGTAAATTATAAATGTCCCGAGTGTCAGATCCAGTTCGGCAGCAAAGAAGAGGTGGCAGAACATTTCCAGGAGATCAAACCAGCTCACATCGCT CCCTGCAAAGAGTGTTCTCCTCCCATGCTCCTTTCCAATAGCTGCAGCGCAGCGGCTCATCAACGCATCCATCGAGGTTCCACACCACACACATGTCCTGAGTGCGGCGCCTCCGTCGAGCAGCCGCTGTTTCAAACACACCTGAGCCACACCTGTCTGCATTATTCACGTCGCATTGGATACAG ATGTTACAGTTGCCTCGTGGTGTTCGGAGGGCTCAACTCAGTCAAGTCTCACATCCAACAGGCTCATTGTGACGTGTTTCACAAATGCCCCAGCTGCCCCATGGCCTTCAAGTCTGCCAACAGCATCCAGAGTCACATCACATCGCAGCATCCAGCacttacagacagacagaccac GATGATCTTTAAATGTGTCATGTGCGACACAGTTTTTACAAACAAGGCTATCTTGCACACCCACTTTGAAACTCATTTAACCAATCAAAAGGTTCATGTATTTAAGTGTCCCGAGTGCACCAAGTTATTTTCACAACGGAATTCGCTCCTGGAACACTTTAAG ATCCATAAGACTCCCACAGTAAAGAAGGAAATGccttcacctcctgctgcttcctctcactCACGCACTGCATCAGCATTGGGGAGCTCAGATGGGGAgatgtggatggatgaatataaGGAAGAAATGATGACAAAAGAAAAGGTAAAGAACCCCTCAGGATGGAAGTGCGCTCTCTGCCAGGAACGCTACCAAGACCGGGAAGTCTACATTAGCCATATGGCCGAACAGCATGGCAAG ACCCTAAAGAAATTTCCATGCAACAAGTGTGAGAATTCCTTCACATCCACATCCAGCCTGAGACGTCACATCAGAGACAAGCACAAAGGGACAAATCGTGGCTTTAGTTGCCA GTGGTGCAGCGACGGGAAGAAAACGTTCAGCAGCAGAGCCATGTTGGAGAAGCACATCCAGCTGAGGCACAGGATGGACGTAGGCAGCCAGGACAAACTGATG ATGAGAAGAGATGAAGCGGACAGTTCTTCAGAGCAAGATACCCGGGTGAGGGCTCGCTGCAAAAAGAGAGGAGCGGTGAAAATGGAGCAGGACGAAGAGTCCATGGATGGGCCGAGTCCTCCGAAGAAGTCCCAGCCGTCCTCTGCTCCGGGATCCTACACCCAGCCCGAGTCTGGGTTCCGCTGCGCACCGTGCGGCTACACCACGGAGGACCAGCCGTCGTTCCTGGAGCACATAAGCCAACACCGGCGAGGAGGCACGGAGAGCGGCGATCAGCAGTGTCTACAGTGTGGGGCCTGTTTCACATCCACCTCCTCTATGGCTCGCCACTGCTTCATTGCCCACAAAGTGCGAAAGGCCCTCACTGACGACCCCCACGCCCTCAGCGCAGGGCCAGTACCTTCTCCCAGTACTACCAAGAACCACGAGAAGAGTTCCCTTGACAGTTCTATGCCAGCATCTCCCTCGTCCAAAGATCAAACTGATGACGAGCCGTCATTAACGTGTAAGGTTTGTCGCAAACGATTCGACAAGGCATCAGATCTGAATACACACTTCAGAACTCACGGTATGGCCTTTATCAGTGCGAGGAACACAGGTAAAACCCCCTAA
- the LOC101067241 gene encoding 26S proteasome non-ATPase regulatory subunit 4-like: MVLESTVVCVDNSEYMRNGDFLPTRLQAQQDAVNIVCHSKTRSNPENNVGLITMANNCEVLTTLTPDTARILSKLHAVQPCGNISFCTGIRVAHLALKHRQGKNHKMRIIVFVGSPVEDNEKELIKMAKRLKKEKVNVDVINFGEEEMNTEKLTAFINCLNGKEGTGSHLITVPPGPSLADALLSSPILAGEGGAALGLGSSDFDFGVDPSADPELALALRVSMEEQRQRQEEEARRTTVASAADAGVSSTVVDESPDTLLKMSVPHTDSTTPALPDFSRMTEDEQIAYALQMSMQGEGEFGTEDMDTGTEADSSMAKDEEDYDIMQDPEFLQSVLENLPGVDPNNDAIRNAMGSLASQTGNKPESQKKDEKKK; encoded by the exons TGTGGATAACAGCGAGTACATGCGCAATGGAGATTTTCTGCCCACCCGGCTGCAGGCTCAGCAGGATGCAGTAAATATTGTTTGCCACTCCAAAACACGTAGCAATCCGGAAAACAATGTTGGCCTCATTACCATGGCAAA CAATTGCGAGGTGCTTACCACCTTGACTCCAGATACGGCCAGGATACTCTCCAAACTCCATGCAGTACAGccctgtggaaacatcagcttttGCACCGGTATCAGAGTGGCACAT CTGGCCCTGAAGCACAGACAGGGAAAAAACCACAAGATGCGCATTATTGTGTTTGTTGGCAGTCCAGTGGAGGATAATGAAAAAGAA CTGATCAAAATGGCAAAGCGGCTCAAGAAGGAAAAAGTCAACGTGGATGTCATAAACTTTGGAGAGGAG GAAATGAACACAGAAAAGCTGACGGCCTTCATCAATTGTCTGAATGGTAAAGAGGGCACAGGCTCCCACCTGATCACTGTCCCTCCGGGTCCCAGTTTGGCTGATGCCCTTTTGTCATCTCCCATCCTGGCTGGAGAAGGAGGTGCAGCATTGGGTCTTGGTTCCAGTGATTTTGATTTTGGAGTGGATCCCAGTGCCGACCCTGAGCTTGCTTTG GCTCTGCGGGTCTcaatggaggagcagcggcagcgacaggaggaagaggctcGTCGAACCACTGTTGCCTcagctgctgatgctggtgtTTCCTCCACTGTTGTAGATG AGTCTCCTGATACCCTGTTAAAGATGTCTGTTCCACACACAGACTCGACCACGCCTGCGCTTCCAGACTTCAGTCGAATGACCGAGGATGAGCAGATCGCCTACGCACTACAGATGTCCATGCAAGGAGAAGGAG AGTTTGGCACTGAAGACATGGATACAGGAACTGAAGCAGACTCTTCTATGGCCAAG GACGAGGAGGACTATGATATTATGCAAGATCCAGAGTTCCTTCAGAGTGTTCTGGAAAACCTTCCTGGAGTTGACCCCAACAATGATGCTATAAGGAACGCCATGGGCTCCTTGGCTTCCCAGACAGGCAATAAGCCAGAGAGCCAGAAAAAAGatgagaaaaagaaataa